A single region of the Pseudorhodoplanes sp. genome encodes:
- a CDS encoding aldo/keto reductase, which produces MRMLKLPSGEAVPVLGQGTWGMGEQPRRAVDEALALRLGLDLGMTLIDTAEMYGDGGAEEVVADAIAGRRNEVFLVGKVLPENASRRKTLEACERSLRRLGTDRIDLYLLHWRGGVPMSETLAAFTELLEAGKICAWGVSNLDTDDMDELAGLPGGGDCATNQVLYNLTRRGIEFDLLPWCRKRGIPIMAYSPIEQGRMLGHNMLKTVAARHNATPAQVALAWLLQQPNVLVIPKAANPTHVRENRAALDLRLTEDDLADLDKAFPPPSRKKPLEML; this is translated from the coding sequence ATGCGGATGCTGAAACTTCCAAGCGGCGAAGCCGTCCCGGTGCTCGGGCAAGGCACCTGGGGCATGGGCGAGCAGCCGCGCCGCGCCGTCGATGAAGCGCTGGCGCTGCGGCTCGGACTCGATCTCGGGATGACACTGATCGACACCGCGGAAATGTACGGCGATGGCGGCGCCGAGGAAGTGGTCGCCGATGCCATTGCCGGCCGCCGCAACGAGGTGTTTCTGGTCGGCAAGGTGCTGCCGGAGAATGCCTCGCGGCGAAAGACGCTCGAGGCGTGCGAACGCAGCCTGCGGCGCTTGGGCACCGACCGCATCGATCTCTATCTGTTGCATTGGCGCGGCGGCGTGCCGATGTCCGAGACGCTTGCGGCTTTCACCGAACTTCTGGAGGCCGGAAAAATCTGCGCCTGGGGCGTGAGCAACCTCGACACCGACGATATGGACGAGCTCGCCGGGCTGCCGGGCGGCGGCGACTGCGCGACCAATCAGGTGCTCTATAACCTGACCCGGCGCGGCATTGAATTCGACCTCCTGCCCTGGTGCCGCAAGCGCGGCATCCCGATCATGGCCTATTCGCCAATCGAACAGGGCCGTATGCTTGGTCACAATATGCTCAAGACCGTCGCCGCGCGGCACAACGCCACTCCCGCGCAGGTCGCCCTCGCTTGGCTGTTGCAACAGCCGAACGTGCTGGTGATCCCCAAGGCGGCTAATCCCACCCATGTGCGCGAGAATCGCGCCGCACTCGATCTGAGATTGACCGAGGACGATCTGGCTGATCTAGACAAGGCCTTCCCGCCCCCGTCGCGGAAAAAGCCGCTGGAAATGCTTTAG
- a CDS encoding thioesterase family protein: MTDLSKLKVGLKGEAEILVGDAQTAPRVGSGRVRVLATPVMINMMEAAALDAIECLLPEGHQSLGTHLNVGHYAATPVGMTLRATAEVTKIDGRNIEFRVEAFDNKERIGDGTHARVVVNVERFDKRSQKKLQT, translated from the coding sequence ATGACAGATCTGTCCAAACTCAAAGTCGGCCTCAAAGGCGAAGCTGAAATTCTCGTCGGCGACGCGCAGACCGCGCCGCGGGTCGGCTCTGGCCGCGTGCGGGTGCTGGCGACGCCGGTGATGATCAATATGATGGAAGCGGCCGCGCTCGACGCCATCGAGTGCCTGTTGCCGGAAGGCCATCAGAGCCTCGGCACCCATCTCAATGTCGGCCATTATGCGGCGACACCCGTCGGCATGACATTGCGCGCCACCGCGGAAGTGACGAAAATCGACGGTCGTAATATTGAATTCCGCGTCGAAGCCTTCGACAACAAGGAACGCATCGGCGACGGCACGCATGCGCGCGTCGTGGTAAACGTGGAACGTTTCGACAAACGCAGTCAGAAGAAACTGCAGACCTGA
- a CDS encoding DUF1932 domain-containing protein: protein MNGRTQRICFIGFGEAGQAIAAGLREEGVSQIVAWDILFPEADGAKLKQAAANIGVRIASSAQDAVQGAEIIIAAVTAASSFEAAQSVAPHLSGNPYFLDVNSVSPGRKRDTDTLLAGKARYVDVAILSPILPARHKSPMLLAGPHAEAIKPLLDGLGMKVSVAGPKTGAAAAIKMVRSVMIKGIEAVTLECFLAAARAGVVEEVAASLKNNYPSLDWGKVAEYNIERMASHGIRRAAEMEEVADTLRELGVEPLMTNATVKRQRDMGKIGKQDQVRATLDQGRAKMLSAISAAARDRH, encoded by the coding sequence ATGAACGGACGCACGCAACGCATTTGCTTCATCGGCTTCGGCGAGGCCGGACAGGCCATCGCCGCAGGCCTGCGCGAGGAGGGCGTGTCGCAGATCGTGGCCTGGGACATCCTTTTCCCGGAAGCAGACGGCGCAAAGCTGAAACAGGCCGCCGCGAACATTGGCGTGCGCATTGCGTCCTCCGCCCAGGACGCGGTTCAGGGCGCCGAAATCATCATCGCAGCGGTGACGGCGGCCTCCAGCTTTGAAGCGGCGCAGTCGGTGGCGCCGCATCTGTCGGGCAACCCCTATTTTCTTGATGTCAATTCGGTCTCGCCCGGCCGCAAGCGCGACACCGACACCTTGCTCGCCGGCAAGGCGCGCTATGTCGATGTCGCGATCCTGTCGCCGATCCTCCCTGCCCGGCACAAATCGCCGATGCTGCTGGCAGGACCGCATGCGGAAGCGATCAAGCCTCTGCTCGATGGCCTCGGCATGAAAGTCTCGGTGGCGGGACCAAAGACCGGCGCCGCCGCCGCCATCAAGATGGTGCGCAGCGTGATGATCAAGGGCATCGAGGCGGTGACGCTCGAATGTTTCCTGGCCGCCGCACGCGCCGGGGTGGTGGAGGAAGTCGCGGCCTCGCTGAAGAACAATTATCCGTCCCTCGATTGGGGCAAGGTCGCCGAATACAATATCGAGCGCATGGCAAGCCACGGCATCCGACGCGCGGCGGAGATGGAGGAAGTCGCAGATACTTTGCGCGAACTCGGCGTCGAGCCGCTGATGACCAATGCCACCGTGAAGCGCCAGCGTGACATGGGCAAGATCGGAAAGCAGGACCAGGTCCGCGCCACCCTCGACCAAGGCCGAGCGAAGATGCTCAGCGCTATCAGCGCCGCCGCCAGGGACCGCCACTGA
- a CDS encoding Kazal-type serine protease inhibitor domain-containing protein — MIMAALMLCSLACACIGPATPAAAQGQPLIMAGPCGHHGYHPVCARSRKNTLVTYANACIARGEGSRVISHGACPTACPMIFKPVCAIDAGGKRKTFANDCIARAANVTVIRRGRCIPLVR, encoded by the coding sequence ATGATCATGGCAGCCTTGATGCTTTGCAGCCTTGCGTGTGCGTGCATCGGCCCTGCGACACCGGCCGCCGCACAAGGCCAGCCGCTGATCATGGCAGGCCCCTGCGGGCACCATGGCTACCATCCCGTCTGCGCCCGCAGCCGCAAGAACACGCTGGTCACCTATGCCAATGCCTGCATCGCCCGCGGCGAAGGCTCGCGCGTGATCAGCCATGGCGCCTGCCCCACGGCTTGCCCGATGATCTTCAAGCCGGTCTGCGCTATTGATGCCGGTGGCAAGCGCAAGACATTCGCCAATGACTGCATTGCCAGAGCTGCGAATGTGACAGTCATTCGCCGCGGCCGCTGCATTCCGCTTGTGCGCTAA
- a CDS encoding ABC transporter substrate-binding protein, translating into MKFMKAAVLAAAGVLIAGANASAQDTLKIAIGQINNWENQAPTLGQDAGIFKKHNLNIEAVGTQGAGETIQAVISGSADLGAGVGVAGAMRAFQRGAPVRILLPAFTGTGDLYWYVKADSPIKSLKDAKDNTTIAYSTNGSSSHNIVVGFIRELGTSGKATATGGPPGTLTSVMSGQIDIGWAAPPFGIKEIKEGKIRIIARGSDIPSLRGQTVRSIIVNADALKTKKDAIMRFVKAYRESVDWMYSDPKAITMYAAKIKADEAMLKDSIKEFHPKAAMQTDKMADFDGAIEDAVKLKFLEKPLTKEQTAQFLQIPPR; encoded by the coding sequence ATGAAGTTCATGAAAGCGGCCGTCTTGGCCGCCGCAGGCGTGCTGATAGCCGGGGCGAATGCCTCCGCCCAGGACACCCTGAAGATCGCGATTGGCCAGATCAACAATTGGGAAAATCAGGCGCCGACGCTGGGCCAGGACGCAGGTATCTTCAAGAAGCACAACCTGAACATTGAAGCGGTCGGCACGCAGGGCGCGGGCGAAACCATCCAGGCGGTGATTTCGGGAAGTGCCGACCTCGGCGCCGGAGTTGGAGTTGCGGGCGCTATGCGCGCCTTTCAGCGAGGCGCACCGGTTCGCATTCTGTTGCCGGCCTTTACCGGAACCGGCGACCTTTACTGGTATGTGAAGGCGGACTCGCCGATCAAGTCGCTGAAGGACGCGAAGGACAACACCACCATCGCCTATTCAACCAACGGTTCGAGCTCGCACAACATCGTCGTCGGCTTCATTCGCGAGTTGGGCACGAGCGGAAAGGCGACCGCCACCGGCGGCCCTCCCGGGACGCTGACCTCGGTGATGAGCGGCCAGATCGACATCGGCTGGGCGGCGCCGCCGTTTGGCATTAAGGAAATCAAGGAAGGCAAGATCCGCATCATTGCCCGCGGCAGCGACATTCCCTCCCTGAGGGGCCAGACGGTTCGTTCGATTATTGTCAATGCCGACGCGCTCAAGACCAAGAAAGACGCGATCATGCGCTTCGTGAAGGCATATCGCGAGAGCGTCGACTGGATGTATTCCGATCCCAAGGCGATCACGATGTATGCGGCCAAGATCAAGGCCGACGAAGCGATGCTGAAGGATTCCATCAAGGAATTCCATCCGAAGGCGGCGATGCAAACCGACAAGATGGCGGATTTCGACGGAGCGATTGAGGATGCGGTGAAGCTGAAGTTCCTTGAAAAGCCGCTTACCAAGGAACAGACCGCGCAATTCCTGCAGATTCCGCCGCGCTGA
- a CDS encoding class II aldolase/adducin family protein, with amino-acid sequence MGRAVNLAREEVALGNRILANEGVLDAFGHVSIRHPENPGRYLLSRSRSPELVEPSDVLEFDLDSNPVRPAAANLYSERVIHGEIYKARPDVMAVAHHHSPAILPYCVSGIELVPVFHLGAPMGVQVPFWDQRDDFGDTNMLVVKPEEGASLARALGKNSMVLMRRHGATVVGASIPDLVLRTIYSCRNAEFQWQARMLGNVSMLSPGEIEKCAAIHKQPNVTSRTWEYWSMRLEKSGNGLQAVRSGRASARKTSSSKTSKKKTVKPTRGRKR; translated from the coding sequence ATGGGGCGAGCCGTAAATCTCGCGCGCGAGGAAGTTGCTCTGGGAAACCGGATCTTGGCCAATGAAGGCGTGCTCGATGCCTTCGGTCATGTCTCAATTCGACATCCTGAAAATCCCGGCCGTTATCTCCTTTCGCGCTCGCGTTCGCCGGAGCTTGTCGAACCTAGCGATGTGCTTGAGTTCGACCTGGATTCAAATCCGGTCCGCCCCGCTGCGGCGAACCTCTATTCCGAGCGGGTGATCCACGGCGAAATCTACAAGGCGCGTCCGGATGTGATGGCGGTTGCGCATCATCATTCGCCGGCCATCTTGCCTTATTGCGTCAGCGGAATTGAGCTTGTGCCTGTATTCCATTTGGGCGCGCCGATGGGTGTGCAGGTCCCGTTCTGGGATCAGCGCGACGATTTTGGCGACACCAATATGCTGGTCGTGAAACCGGAAGAGGGGGCTTCACTCGCGCGGGCGCTCGGCAAGAATTCCATGGTGCTGATGCGGCGTCATGGCGCAACCGTAGTCGGCGCGAGCATTCCCGATCTTGTTCTGCGCACGATATATTCATGCCGGAATGCCGAATTCCAATGGCAGGCCCGAATGCTTGGGAATGTCTCCATGCTGTCGCCCGGCGAAATTGAGAAATGTGCGGCCATTCACAAGCAGCCGAATGTGACGTCGCGGACCTGGGAATATTGGTCGATGCGGCTGGAGAAATCGGGTAATGGACTACAGGCGGTTCGTAGCGGACGCGCCAGCGCCCGCAAGACGTCCTCATCAAAGACATCCAAGAAGAAGACGGTAAAGCCAACACGTGGGAGAAAGCGATGA